One window from the genome of Streptomyces cadmiisoli encodes:
- a CDS encoding Pepco domain-containing protein — MESYDRDPGGARRTTDERTTDEETSGDLEFLVVDDEPDDRGGHDKSWRRGGGEDGERVRRRSFTPADLNARLSRTLNGLRDAFEGLDQAGPDGWGISEVQVSCQLTASGQLVVLGVGAQAQRTGGIQLTLTPRPAGSGR, encoded by the coding sequence ATGGAGTCCTACGACCGGGATCCGGGCGGCGCGCGGCGGACGACGGACGAGCGGACCACGGACGAGGAGACCTCGGGCGACCTGGAGTTCCTGGTCGTCGATGACGAGCCGGACGACCGCGGCGGCCACGACAAGTCCTGGCGCCGGGGCGGTGGCGAGGACGGCGAACGGGTCCGCCGCCGCAGCTTCACGCCCGCCGACCTCAACGCCCGTCTGAGCCGCACCCTGAACGGGCTGCGGGACGCCTTCGAGGGGCTCGACCAAGCCGGTCCCGACGGCTGGGGCATCTCCGAGGTGCAGGTGTCCTGCCAACTGACCGCCTCGGGGCAGCTCGTGGTCCTCGGTGTCGGCGCCCAGGCCCAGCGCACGGGCGGCATCCAGCTGACGCTGACCCCGCGGCCGGCCGGCAGTGGGCGGTAG